One genomic segment of Streptomyces sp. RKND-216 includes these proteins:
- the dnaA gene encoding chromosomal replication initiator protein DnaA encodes MADLPADLAAVWPRVLDQLLSDGQGVEAKDQRWLKDCQPLVLVSGTALLGVPNEYAKGVLEGRLSPLISDALSRECQQPIRLAITVTGPATPPAPPAPPAEDEPGSPEGYEAPQLPSPRPAYPDYPQAPRTQPPPPPQQHQPQQHHPSGWQQPHHSYPGRQRAPHPYEQQEYERPDYDQQRDYESRDYDPQGYDPHRGGHDPQHAQRGHHARQPGYEPYDQQGPHPGAPGPGGPGNPAGHAAHPQSPPQHHARHAEPSAGPWTPRPAGDGGAPVPGRPPAARYDGPPQLPAPSGAPGPLAAQPAPATGPGEPTARLNPKYLFDTFVIGASNRFAHAAAVAVAEAPAKAYNPLFIYGESGLGKTHLLHAIGHYARSLYPGTRVRYVSSEEFTNEFINSIRDGKADAFRKRYRDMDILLVDDVQFLADKESTQEEFFHTFNTLHNANKQIVLSSDRPPKALVTLEDRLRNRFEWGLITDVQPPELETRIAILRKKAVQEQLNAPPEVLEFIASRISRNIRELEGALIRVTAFASLNRQPVDLGLTEIVLKDLIPGGEDAAPEITATDIMASTADYFGLSVDDLCGSSRSRVLVTARQIAMYLCRELTDLSLPKIGAQFGGRDHTTVMHADRKIRALMAERRSIYNQVTELTNRIKNG; translated from the coding sequence GTGGCTGACCTACCTGCCGATCTTGCCGCAGTGTGGCCACGCGTCCTCGACCAGCTCCTCTCCGACGGGCAGGGAGTCGAAGCGAAGGACCAGCGGTGGCTCAAGGACTGCCAGCCGCTGGTGCTGGTGTCCGGCACCGCGCTGCTCGGCGTGCCGAACGAGTACGCCAAGGGGGTGCTGGAGGGCCGCCTCTCCCCGCTGATCAGTGACGCACTCAGTCGCGAGTGCCAGCAGCCCATCCGGCTGGCGATCACGGTGACCGGACCGGCGACGCCCCCCGCCCCGCCTGCACCGCCGGCCGAGGACGAGCCCGGATCACCGGAGGGGTACGAGGCCCCGCAGCTTCCCAGCCCGCGCCCGGCCTATCCGGACTATCCGCAGGCCCCCCGGACGCAGCCGCCGCCCCCGCCTCAGCAGCACCAGCCGCAACAGCACCATCCTTCCGGCTGGCAGCAGCCGCACCACAGCTACCCGGGCCGGCAGCGCGCGCCGCACCCGTACGAGCAGCAGGAGTACGAGCGGCCCGACTACGACCAGCAGCGGGACTACGAGTCGCGCGACTACGACCCGCAGGGTTACGACCCCCACCGCGGGGGCCACGACCCACAGCATGCCCAGCGGGGCCACCATGCCCGGCAGCCCGGCTACGAGCCCTACGACCAGCAGGGTCCTCACCCCGGCGCTCCAGGCCCCGGCGGCCCCGGCAACCCCGCGGGCCACGCCGCCCACCCGCAGAGCCCGCCGCAGCACCATGCCCGGCACGCCGAGCCGTCGGCCGGGCCGTGGACCCCGCGTCCGGCCGGGGACGGCGGTGCACCCGTACCGGGCAGGCCACCCGCCGCACGCTACGACGGTCCGCCCCAGCTGCCCGCCCCGTCGGGAGCACCCGGCCCGCTGGCCGCGCAGCCGGCGCCCGCGACGGGTCCCGGTGAGCCGACCGCGCGGCTGAACCCGAAGTACCTCTTCGACACGTTCGTCATCGGTGCGTCCAACCGGTTCGCGCACGCGGCGGCGGTGGCCGTCGCCGAGGCGCCCGCCAAGGCGTACAACCCGTTGTTCATCTACGGCGAGTCCGGTCTGGGCAAGACGCACCTGCTGCACGCCATCGGTCACTACGCCCGCAGCCTTTACCCCGGCACCCGGGTGCGGTACGTGAGCTCCGAGGAGTTCACCAACGAGTTCATCAACTCGATCCGCGACGGCAAGGCCGACGCGTTCCGCAAGCGGTACCGGGACATGGACATCCTGCTCGTCGACGACGTGCAGTTCCTCGCGGACAAGGAGTCGACGCAGGAGGAGTTCTTCCACACCTTCAACACGCTGCACAACGCGAACAAGCAGATCGTGCTGTCCTCCGACCGGCCGCCGAAGGCCCTGGTCACGCTGGAGGACCGGCTCCGCAACCGCTTCGAGTGGGGCCTAATCACGGACGTGCAGCCGCCGGAGCTGGAGACGCGCATCGCGATCCTCCGGAAGAAGGCCGTGCAGGAGCAGCTCAATGCTCCGCCGGAGGTGCTGGAGTTCATCGCGTCCCGCATCTCCCGCAACATCCGGGAGCTGGAGGGGGCGCTGATCCGCGTGACCGCCTTCGCCAGTCTGAACCGGCAGCCGGTGGACCTGGGGCTCACCGAGATCGTCCTCAAGGACCTGATCCCGGGCGGCGAGGACGCGGCCCCGGAGATCACCGCCACCGACATCATGGCGTCCACCGCCGACTACTTCGGACTCTCGGTGGACGATCTCTGCGGCTCCTCCCGCAGCCGGGTCCTGGTGACGGCCCGGCAGATCGCCATGTACCTGTGCCGGGAGCTCACCGATCTCTCGTTGCCCAAGATCGGTGCCCAGTTCGGCGGCCGCGACCACACGACCGTGATGCACGCCGACCGCAAGATCCGCGCGCTGATGGCGGAGCGGCGGTCCATCTACAACCAGGTCACCGAGCTCACCAACCGCATCAAGAACGGCTGA
- the rpmH gene encoding 50S ribosomal protein L34, with translation MSKRTFQPNNRRRAKTHGFRLRMRTRAGRAIVANRRSKGRARLSA, from the coding sequence GTGAGCAAGCGCACCTTCCAGCCGAACAACCGCCGCCGCGCGAAGACCCACGGCTTCCGGCTGCGCATGCGGACCCGCGCCGGTCGTGCCATCGTCGCGAACCGCCGCAGCAAGGGCCGCGCCCGCCTGTCGGCCTGA
- the rnpA gene encoding ribonuclease P protein component — MLPSEHRLRRREDFATAVRRGRRAGRPLLVVHLFRGHRDTDDPREVGGTLPPARAGFVVSKAIGGAVVRNLVKRRLRHLIRCRLGSLPAGSLVVVRALPGAGDASHDQLARDLDTALQRLLGAKP; from the coding sequence GTGCTGCCTTCCGAGCACCGGCTGAGGCGGCGCGAGGATTTCGCGACCGCGGTACGACGAGGACGCAGGGCCGGGCGCCCGCTCCTCGTGGTGCATCTCTTCCGCGGTCACCGCGACACCGACGACCCGCGCGAGGTGGGGGGAACGCTCCCCCCGGCCCGCGCGGGTTTCGTCGTGAGCAAGGCCATCGGCGGCGCGGTCGTACGCAACCTCGTGAAGCGTCGTCTGCGTCACCTCATACGGTGCCGCCTCGGTTCGCTTCCCGCGGGTAGCCTGGTGGTGGTACGGGCGCTGCCCGGTGCGGGAGACGCGAGCCACGACCAACTGGCCCGCGACCTGGACACCGCGTTGCAGCGGCTGCTGGGAGCCAAGCCGTGA
- the yidD gene encoding membrane protein insertion efficiency factor YidD — protein sequence MKYPLLLLIKVYQWTISPLLGPVCRYYPSCSHYGYGAIDRHGAVKGTALTAWRILRCNPWSPGGVDHVPARKRPVWHQWLRSRWQQHRSQSHAQGA from the coding sequence GTGAAGTATCCGCTGCTGTTGTTGATCAAGGTCTACCAGTGGACGATCAGCCCACTGCTGGGCCCGGTCTGCCGGTACTACCCGTCGTGTTCGCACTACGGGTACGGCGCGATCGACCGGCACGGAGCGGTGAAGGGCACGGCGCTCACCGCGTGGCGCATCCTGCGCTGCAACCCGTGGTCACCCGGTGGCGTCGACCATGTTCCCGCCCGGAAGCGTCCGGTGTGGCATCAGTGGCTGCGCAGCCGCTGGCAGCAGCACCGGTCCCAGTCCCATGCCCAAGGAGCCTGA